The genomic interval TTTTCCGGCTACACTCGATAAGCCATTGATCTCACCTGCTTCATAACTTGCCTTAAAACGGCTGATGTCGTCATCACTAACGCCCCGTTTTTCAAACTCTGCCAGGGATTGGCGGATAATGGTTTCCATACTATCTAAGCGCTGTCCGGGATAAGGCAAGGCCACAAATGTGAATTCACCGCTCAATTCAGAGGTGGGGTGGGAAACAGTGGCCTGCACGGCTTTCTGGCTAATGATCAGGTTTTTATATAAAATAGAGTTTTTCCCCTGCCCTAAAATTTCTGCCAGGCAATCTAATGCTGCTTCATCGGGGTGGAAAGTAGGTACACCAGGAAAGGTCATGCGCAGCATCGGAAAACGGATATTGTCTTCATAAGAAATATACCTGTCCTGAGCTAATACTGGAGCCGGAACCTTGGTCGGTTTTACTTCCGGACCTCTGGGAATCGGACCAAAATATTTTTCTGCCAGCTTTACCACTTCTTTGGGGTTTACATCTCCGCCTACAGTCACCACAGCATTATTAGGCCCATACCAGCGCAAAAAGAAGTTTTTCAGGTCATTTACATCTACCCGGTCCAAATCTTCTACATATCCAATGGTGAGCCAGGAATACGGATGTCCATACGGATACAGGTTTTTAGCAGTATATTCGGTAGCTAACCCATAGGGCCGGTTGTCGTAGTTCTGGCCACGCTCGTTTTTTACAGTAGAGCGTTGTACTTCAAATTTTCGCTGGTTAACAGCATCCAGCAAAAATCCCATCCGGTCGGCTTCCAGCCAAAGGGCGGTTTCCAGTTGGTTGCTGGGTAAGGTTTCAAAATAGTTAGTACGGTCACGGTTGGTTGTTCCATTCAGATCGCCACCCGATTCGCTCACAATTTTAAAGTGTTCTTCATCGCCAACATGGTCGGAACCCTGGAACATCATGTGTTCGAAAAAGTGGGCAAAACCTGATTTGCCGATTTCTTCTCTGGCTGAGCCCACATGATAGGTTACATCTACATGGGCAATAGGGTCGGAATGGTCTTCGTGAATGACGAGTGTAAGCCCATTAGAGAGTACGTGCTTCTCATAGGGAATCACCAGTTCGCTGCCTTTCTTGGTAACTTTTTCTACCAGTTTGGTTTGTGCCTGTGTCCAGGTAGAAGCCAGCAGGCAAAGCAATAAAATTAAATTTGGTTTTTTGGTCATAATGAAGGTATGGTAAAAGGGTATTAAAAGACAAGCTAAGAGGATTTGTCCAATTTTTCAACTAATAACGGGAGTTTATTGCCTTTAAGCAGAGAAACGATCCGGGAAACAGGGAATAAAATCATTCTGGCTTTTTTGAAAGGTAAGTGTTGTCTTGGACAAATACTTACCTGTTTTATTACACATCTAATAAATAGCTGTATTTTAAGAGATGGCCAAAACGGACAAGTTTTATTTTTGATACAGTCGCCATTCTATTCAATTGTCAATTATGCCTGCCTCACCATATAAAATCCTGTTTGTAGACGATGAAGAAAATAACCTGATCGCCTTCAAAAATGCCTTCTTCCGCACATACACTATCTTTACTGCCTCTTCTGCTTCACAAGGGCTGGATGTTTTAGAAAAATATTCTATTCACCTGGTGATTACGGATCAGCGGATGCCCCAGGTTTCAGGACTGGAATTTCTGACAATTGTAAAGGAAAAATATCCACTGGCCATACGGATGGTAATAACCGGGTATAGTGATGTAGAAGTTATTATGCGGGCTTTCAATGAGTTAGATATTTTTCACTATGCGCTTAAACCCTGGAACAATCAGGAATTAAAAATCATCATTGATAATGCGCTTACTAAATACCAGCTTACTTCGGATAATATTTGCTTGATTAAACAATTGCAACAAGCGAATGAAAGCCTGGAGGAAAAGGTAAAACTACGCACACAGGAACTGGAACAAAAAAATGAAGAATATGCACAACTGAATGCCCTCAAGGATAAACTATTTTCTATCATTTCACATGATATTCGGTCTCCTCTCGCTTCGCTTTCGGCTTTAGTAAACATGTTTCTGAATTATAAAGATATTTTTTCGGAAGAGGAAGTCCATGAAGCCATGTCGGATATGAAGCATTCGCTGGTAGATATTACAGAAATGCTGAATAACTTACTCAGCTGGGCTCAGGCACAGATACAGAATACAGAACCCCTTTTAGAGGCACATTCGATAGGCAGTACCTTACAGAAAAATATAAGAGCCTATCAGGCAATGGCAGCTCATAAAAATATTGCTATTCTTACAGAACTGCCTGCCGGCGATTTTCAGGTGCAGATAGACGAAAATATAACCAGCCTGATTTTGCGGAACCTGATTTCGAATGCCATCAAATTTACGCCAGAACATGGCCAGATCATTCTTTCATCGGTGGCTGAAAAAGAATATGCTACCATTTCCGTAACAGATACTGGCGTAGGTATATCCGAAGAAACCCTTACCAAGCTTTTCTCAAATGAACACCTGATAACCTCTCTGGGAACAGCCCAGGAAAAAGGTACCGGTTTGGGATTAAAACTTTGCAAAGAGTATGTGGAAAAGCAGGGAGGTGTAATTTCCGTACAAAGCCGCTTGCAAAAAGGCACTGTTTTTAGCTTTACTGTTCCAGTAAGCAAGTAGGGCAACTTCGCCTTTCTATCCCCGCTAATTTAACCATTCAGGTCATTACTGACCTTGTCCAACCTGATTCCAGATATTTTTAATGGAAAACAACCTGAAACTAAGCCGCCGCATCAAACTTACTTTCTTTGCGGCCATCCTTTCTATTGCCTTAGTGATGATTGGCTTGCAATACATAGTTGAAAGAAAAATTTCAAAACAGGTTTTTGATTCTCAGGTAATTAATATATCCGGCAGGCAGCGGATGTACAGCCAGAAGATTACCAAAACCATTTTGTTGCTTTCCCAGGCCAAAGATTCAACAACTTATTATACTTATTTACGCACACTACAGCAGGATGTAAAAACATGGCATGCAGCACATAAAGCCTTGCTATACAGAAGCAAATTACCGGCAGGAGAAATAGTATTCATTCCTGGTGAGAATACTGATGCAGCACAGCAACTGGTAGAACAGCATCGCATTCACCATCTGAATATGCTCAAGGCAGTATCTGTTATAGTGAACACCACGTATCCGATTATTGATTATAGTCACCGGGCCGCTTTTGATCAGGCACTCAGTATGGTACTAGCTGAAGAACCTTTTGTGTTGAAAGCAAGAGAGGAAATTACCAGGCAATATCTGGCTGAATCTGCCCAAAAAATAGAAGGATTAGCCAGAACAGTTAAAGTGATCACCCTCATTTTATTGCTGGTATTGCTTCTGGAAGGTTTGCTGATATTCAGGCCTTTGGAAATGCTGATTAAAAATTTTGTAGACCAGCTTAATAACAAAATCAGCCAGTTGCATGCCCACCATGAAGAGATGTATGCTATACAAGAGGAGCTGGCACAGGCAAATGCTTTTCAGAGTGCCTTGCTGAGTAATGCAGTAGTTTCTATTATTTCTACCAATAAACAAGGCATCATTACCAGTATCAATCCTGTCGTCAGCAAATGGCTCGGTTATCAGCCTGACGAACTATTAAACCAGCATACGCCTGATATCTTGCATAAAACAGGCGAACTATCGCAGTATGCAAATAAAATTTCTGCTGAATTAGGGATACCTTTTACTTCTGGCCTCGAAGCCATGCTATCAAAAGCAAGCCATGGATTAATGCAGCAGGAAGAATTTACCTATGTCCACAAAGACGGCACAGAATGTACCGTATTACTGAATATCTCTGGGATTTTTAACAGCATCGGCGCTATGGATGGATTGGTTTGTGTGGGCGTAGATATAACAGCCAAGAAAAAAGTAGAAGAACAACTCCGGGAAAGTGAGCAGTTATATAAGCTTATTTCTGAAAATTCTCTGGACCTGATACGCCTGCACAACCCGGATGGCAGCTATGTATATGCTTCTCCTTCTGTGATCCATTTGCTTGGTTACCAGCCGGATGAACTGCTCCATCTTTCCCCAAAAGATGTTATACACCCTGCTGACTATCAGCATGCCATGGAGTACACCACAAATATTCTCCAGACAAAAAAGCCAATTAACCATACTGAATATAAGGTTCGCAGAAAAGATGGACGATTCATCTGGCTGGAGACGTTTACCAAACCTATTCTGAATGAAAATGGTGACGTAACCCTACTCCTGACGTCATCCAGAGATATTACCGCACGTAAACAGGTGCAGGAAGCACTGGAGGTAAGTGAACTCAAATTAAAGGCAGCACAGAAAATAGCTCATATTGGAAACTGGGAATACGACCCGCATAGCATGCAGAGTATATGGTCAGATGAGATGTTTCTGATTCATGGACTTGACATTTCCGGAAAGGTGCCTTCAGCAGAAAGGTATTTGCCGATGGTTCATGCCGATGATTTGACGCAGGTAGTAGAAAGTATGGATCTGAGTATTCGTGACGGAAAGGAATTTATAAACGATTCCAGAATTATTTTGCCAGATGGAGAAGTCCGCTGGGTAAATGTGATCGGTAAAGTACAAAAAGATGTGTCAGGAAATGTGATTAAGGTGTATGGAACAACTATGGACATTACCGAACGCAAAGCAAGAGAGACTCAGTTGAATGAAGTATCCGCCTTTTTAAATAGTGTTCTGGATAGCTCATTGTCAGGTGTAATGGCTTTCCGTTCGGTAAGAAATTCTCAGCATACAATCGTTGACTTTGAATGGTTATCTGTAAACAAACAGGCAGAACAATTAACCGGACGTACGGCTACCCATCTGGTAGGGAAAAAAATGCTGGAGGAATTGCCCGGCAACCGCATAGACGGGCTTTTTGATAAATATGTGCAGGTCGTAGAAACCGGCCATTCGCTTAATCTGGAACATTTTTATGAGCATGAAGGCATACGTGTCTGGTTTCATATAGTGGCTGTTAAACTACAGGATGGCCTAGCTGTTACCTTCTCGGATATTACTGATAGTAAAGTGATTGAACTGGAGAGGGAAATTCTCAATAAACAACTCAACTTACAGAAGTTTGCGTTGGATGCGGCGGCTATTGTTGCTATTACTGATAAAAAGGGGATAATTACTTATGCCAATGAGCGGTTTTGTAAGATATCGGGCTATACCAAGGACGAACTTATTGGAAATACCCATCAGCTGGTGAATGCAGGCTATCATGAACCAGGCTTTTTCAAGGACATGTGGATACAGATTTCTGCCGGATGTATGTGGCGGGGTGAAATTTGCAATAAATCCAAAGACGGTTCACGATATTGGGTGGATACGGTGATTGTACCTTTCCTCGATGAACAGGAAAGACCCTACCAGTATATGGCCATCCGTTTTGATATTACCAGCAGGAAAGAAGCAGAAAATAATTTATCCTTTGCACTAGCCAGGCTTTCGGCCATTATGGAAAACATGCAGGCCGCTATTGTAGTAGAAGATGAGAATGGTAAAACTGCCCTTATTAATCATCAGTTTTGCCAGATGTTTTCTATTCCCTTAACACCCGATGAAATCACTGGGATGGATTCTATTCTCAAAGCTGAATCCTATAGAAAGGCATTTGCAGATGAAGCCGGATTTATGAAGCGCATGGCAACTATGCTTAAAAATCACCTGCCGGTAAATGGTGAGGAACTTCCATTGAAAGATAAACGGGTATTAGAACGGGATTATGTACCTATCTATATAGATAAGATCTATCGGGGGCATTTGTGGATGTACAAAGACATTACAGAGCGTAAAAAGTGGGAAGACAAGCTCATTGAGTCCAGCCGGTTTATTAACGCATTAATTGATCATTCGCCTTTACCCATCCAGATTTATGACCGGCACGGCTTTTCTATGCAGATGAATGAGGCGCAACGGACTTTACTGGGTATTCCTGAAAATACTTATGGCGTAGGTTATTTTAATGTGCTAACCGATCCTTTTCAGAAACTGAACGGATCTAATCTGCATTTTGAGCGGGCTTACCGGGGAGAAACGGTTATCCTTTCCGACCAGCAAATGGATCTTACCAATACTTCTAACCAGTGGAATACCAAAAAGCGCATTCTCTTTTATGACCAGATCATTTTCCCCATCAAAGACCAAACGGGCAGTGTAGAGGCTGTAGTATCTTTTGTACAGGATGTTACCTATAAAATGGTGGCCAGGGTGGAGCTGGAAGAAACCAAACGTTTTCTGGAAAGTATTATGAATGCCATTCCCAATTACCTGTACATCTTCGATATTGATACGAATACACTGGTATATGCCAATCTCGAACTGGTGCAGATGCTGGGTTATTCTGAAAATGAATTGCAGCAAATGGGCAGTGAGATCATACCTACACTGATACATCCTGATGATATGGTGCTGATAGAATCCTATTTTCAGAATTTTAAAGCAGCCGGCAATGGTCATACCCATACGGAATTCCGGGTGCGGAATCACCATCAACAGTATCGTTTATTGCAAAGCCGGGATGTGCCCTTTAAAAGAAACAACAAAGGGGACGTATGCCAGGTAATTGGTATTGTGCAGGATATTACTGATTTGCGGGAAGCAGAACTCGAGTTGAAAGAAGCCTATCATGAACTTCAGATGTCAGAAGAACAACTCAGGCAACGGGGTGAAGAACTCAGGGCGATGAATGAAGTGATGGAGAATACTATTGTGGAATTAAAGACTACACAATCCCATCTGGTGCAGTCTGAGAAAATGGCATCCTTAGGCCAGCTTACGGCTGGTATTGCCCATGAAATTAATAATCCGGTAAATTTTATTTATGTGGGAATTTCTAATCTGAAGAATTCTTTAGATGAAATCTTTGACCTTTTGAAACACTATGATGCCCTGGCTACTTTCCAGTCGATGGAGGAGATACAAGCCGGATTAGCCTATATTCAGGAATTAAAAGAAGAGCTCTATTACAAGGAAAACCTGCAGGTAATTTCTGAAACACTCAAATCGGTAGAAAGCGGTGCCTCCCGGACAGCAGAAATTGTAAAGGGCTTGCGCAATTTCTCCAGGCTAGATGAAGCAGCGATTAAACATGCTTTTGTGCACGAAGGTCTGGATAATACCCTGATCCTGCTCACCAACCAGTACAAAGATCACATTAAAATCTTTAAAGAATACGATTCTCTTATTCCTTCTATCGAATGTTATCCAGGGCAGCTCAACCAGGTATTTATGAACATACTAACCAATGCTATTCAGGCGATCGAAGGCAACGGCGAAATTTATATAACTACCAGTAACCTGCCAGAACACATCAGCATCTCTATCCGGGATTCAGGGAAAGGAATGCCGGAAAATGTACGCGAGAAAATATTTGAACCCTTCTTTACCACTAAACCAGTAGGGCAGGGAACCGGACTTGGTTTATCAATCACCTATGGTATTATTCAAAAGCACAAAGGTGAAATCCGGGTAGAAAGCGAGCCAGGAAAAGGTACTACTTTTATACTAATCCTACCCAAAGTCTTATCTGAGGAAAAAATGCCTCAAGTCATAATAAGCACAGAGTAAGCGGTATTAGTAGGTATATGTAGTAGGAAGCGCTACCATTAGTTAGAATCGGATCTTTCACGAACAAGGAATATCGCAATTTAGATATTCCTTGTTCGTGAATGGAAATTAAAGGAGTTTGAGTAACATATCGTACTTATTTGCGATAATCCAGCGGAGGTTTGCGGTTGCCGATCATAGCTTCATATTTATAATTCTCACCTCTTTTTTTGCTTAATTCCTGGCTTGCTTCATTTACAATGGCAGGGTTTTTAAAAATATCGTATGCCGTAAGTGCCAGAGTTTTGGCAGCTACCATCATCCCTTTGGTACCAATGCTGGTTCCGCCTGCGGCTACTGCCTGCCAGCTATGCGCTGCTGTTCCCGGAACCCAGGTAGCCGCACCCATGCCCACCGTAGGAACTGTCCAGCTCACATCTCCTACATCTGTAGAACCGCCGCCGCCTTCGCCAGCTTTCTCGATCTCGAAAGGTTGTATTTCCTGTGCCGATGCAATGGAGGGTTTTGTACCAGTGAATGATTCCTGAATTTTGGCTGCAAATGTTTTTTCTTCGGCGGTATATTGAACCCCACCCACAGTACGCAGGTTTTTGTCCATAATTTTGGCCAGTACCTCATTGGGAAGCAGGTTATACACACCATGAATAACTTCATATTCCATTTTAGTACCTGTTCCAAGGGCCGCTCCTTCAGCTGCTTTGGCTACTCTTTCAAATATTTCTTTTACTACACTCATTTCCGGATGGCGTACATAATAAAATACTTCTGCAAAAGCAGGCACTACATTAGGCGCTTCGCCACCTCTGGTAATTACATAGTGAATGCGGGTATCAGATGGAATATGTTCACGCATCATATTTACCATATAATTCATGGCTTCTACTCCATCCAAAGCTGAACGCCCGCGTTCAGGGGCTGCTGCCGCATGGGCCGCAATGCCGTTAAAGCGGAATTTAGCCGATTTATTGGCCAGAGAAGAAGAAGCGCTTGCCTCATTCTCATTGTTGGGATGCCAGTGTAATACTACATCTACATCATTAAACAGACCAGCCCTCACCATATATACTTTGCCTGCGCCTCCTTCTTCTGCTGGTGTGCCATATACCCGGATAGTGCCTTTGGTACCAGAGCTTTTTAGCCAGTCTTTAATAGCAATAGCTGCTGCCGTAGAGCCTGTTCCAAACAAATGATGTCCGCAGGCATGACCGGCAGCATTGGCCTGCAAAACTTTACGTTCCGGTACCGCATCCTGAGAAACACCTGGCAGAGCATCAAATTCAGCTAATATGGCAATAACTGGTTTTCCACTGCCAAAGGTGGCAGTAAAGGCAGTAGGAATTTCTGCTACACCTGGAGTTACCTGAAAGCCTGCTTTTTTCAATTGCTCTTGCAACAAAGCGGTACTTTTTTCCTCCTGATAACCTACCTCGGCAAAACCCCATATTTTTTTTGCTATATCCCCGTAGGTAGCTGTCTGCTTATCTAAAGCAGCCATTAGTTTGGCTTTATCAGATTCTTCTTGTGCAAAAACCTGGAATGATACCATCAGGAAGCTTATATAAAGCAGGATTTTTCCGTATATTTTCATGTTGGTTTTAGGTTTAATAAAGTTTAATTTGAACTATTGCCAGAATAGATGAATAATCATGCTATTCCTTGAAAGATAATTTTTTTTAGGCAGATATGAAACTGTGAATCTTTGGAATAATAAATTTTTATAAGGCCGAAAGCTGTACAAACTAACTTTATTGTAACTATTGAGTGGATTTATCTCTTTTAAATAAGAACCTTATATAAACAAAAAAACCTCACTATTTGGCAGATAGTGAGGTTTTTTTAAGCATGAAAATTATTTAGACAGATAGATTCAGGTTCTCCAGATACTTGTAGCCGCTGCCGGTATTTACAATTACTACTCTTTCTTCCGGATGAATCCAACGGGATTGTACCAGTTGCTTAAATCCTTGCCAGACGGCTCCTCCTTCGGGTGAAACCAGTAAGCCTTCTTCTCTGGCAATCTCTTTAACGCCAGCTATAATTTCTTCATCGGAAATGGCAAGTGCGGTTCCCCGGCTTTCTTGTAATACTTTTAAAATTAAGGAGCCTGCATAAGGTTTGGGTACCCGGAGACCATTGGCTACTGTAAAAGTATCAGGATACAGATCCGTATGTTTACTGTTTTCGGTGAATGCTTTTACCACAGGTGCACAATTGGCCGCCTGTATGGCTACCATCCGGGGTCTTTCCGGGCCGATCCAGCCTAATTGCTCCATTTCATCAAATGCCTTCCACATACCGATCAAACCAGTGCCACCACCAGTTGGATAAATGATCACATCCGGAAGTTCCCAGTGCAGTTGTTCAGCAATTTCATAGCCCAAGGTTTTTTTACCTTCTATCCGGTAAGGTTCCTTAGTAGTAGATACATCAAACCAGCCATGAATAACCGTTTGTTCCCGTACCATCTGGCCGCAGTTATAAATATTGCCATCCACTAAAGTAACGTTTGCTCCAAACAACCGGCATTCCTGCTTGAATACATCCGGTGTTTCTCTGGGCATAAATACATGAGCTTCTATACCAGCCTGCGCACAATAGGCGCTCAGGGCACCTCCGGCATTTCCGGCTGTGGGAATGGCACAGGCTGTAATTCCGAGTTCTTTGGCTTTGGAAACAGCCATACTCAATCCCCGTGCTTTAAAAGAACCAGTTGGGTTATTAGATTCATCTTTAATATACACTGTATAACCTCCTGCCTTTCTGCCCAGATGCGCTGTTTTAAGCATGGGGGTCATTCCTTCTCCCAGTGATATGATATTTTTATCGGACAATAAGGGCAACATTTCACGGTAACGCCACATAGTAGCTGGCCGGTGACGTAAATATTTTCTGTTGAGCCGCCGGCCGGTATTATAAGCAGCCAGTAAAGGGTGCTGGCAATCTGGTTTGCGGCATACTGTTGCCACCTGGTTTTTATCGTAAATTTCTCCACATGCGGAACATACCAGATGCGTAAAAAGTGTATTTGTGCCGGTGGCCTTTAACCGGAGAGGATATGATAATTCTAACATAGCTTAATTGAATTAGAGTAAATATCAGGAAACTAATTTTATTACAGATAATGGAAGCCGTTAGTAACGTACAATGAGCGCTGAAGTTGATAACTTATCAGGTAAACGTTTTACCTTTCAGTTCATCCGGCTATGATGTAACATAGTTATATACGTATATCCGGGAATATTGTAAACATAATATATAGCCGCAAATTTCTTGCCCGGAAAATAGTTGCTGCTGGCAAATTCAGCTGTAGATTACATAAAAACTTAGCGCTAAACAAAAATATATGAGCCA from Rhodocytophaga rosea carries:
- a CDS encoding hybrid sensor histidine kinase/response regulator, whose amino-acid sequence is MPASPYKILFVDDEENNLIAFKNAFFRTYTIFTASSASQGLDVLEKYSIHLVITDQRMPQVSGLEFLTIVKEKYPLAIRMVITGYSDVEVIMRAFNELDIFHYALKPWNNQELKIIIDNALTKYQLTSDNICLIKQLQQANESLEEKVKLRTQELEQKNEEYAQLNALKDKLFSIISHDIRSPLASLSALVNMFLNYKDIFSEEEVHEAMSDMKHSLVDITEMLNNLLSWAQAQIQNTEPLLEAHSIGSTLQKNIRAYQAMAAHKNIAILTELPAGDFQVQIDENITSLILRNLISNAIKFTPEHGQIILSSVAEKEYATISVTDTGVGISEETLTKLFSNEHLITSLGTAQEKGTGLGLKLCKEYVEKQGGVISVQSRLQKGTVFSFTVPVSK
- a CDS encoding threonine synthase, which produces MLELSYPLRLKATGTNTLFTHLVCSACGEIYDKNQVATVCRKPDCQHPLLAAYNTGRRLNRKYLRHRPATMWRYREMLPLLSDKNIISLGEGMTPMLKTAHLGRKAGGYTVYIKDESNNPTGSFKARGLSMAVSKAKELGITACAIPTAGNAGGALSAYCAQAGIEAHVFMPRETPDVFKQECRLFGANVTLVDGNIYNCGQMVREQTVIHGWFDVSTTKEPYRIEGKKTLGYEIAEQLHWELPDVIIYPTGGGTGLIGMWKAFDEMEQLGWIGPERPRMVAIQAANCAPVVKAFTENSKHTDLYPDTFTVANGLRVPKPYAGSLILKVLQESRGTALAISDEEIIAGVKEIAREEGLLVSPEGGAVWQGFKQLVQSRWIHPEERVVIVNTGSGYKYLENLNLSV
- a CDS encoding amidohydrolase, which codes for MKIYGKILLYISFLMVSFQVFAQEESDKAKLMAALDKQTATYGDIAKKIWGFAEVGYQEEKSTALLQEQLKKAGFQVTPGVAEIPTAFTATFGSGKPVIAILAEFDALPGVSQDAVPERKVLQANAAGHACGHHLFGTGSTAAAIAIKDWLKSSGTKGTIRVYGTPAEEGGAGKVYMVRAGLFNDVDVVLHWHPNNENEASASSSLANKSAKFRFNGIAAHAAAAPERGRSALDGVEAMNYMVNMMREHIPSDTRIHYVITRGGEAPNVVPAFAEVFYYVRHPEMSVVKEIFERVAKAAEGAALGTGTKMEYEVIHGVYNLLPNEVLAKIMDKNLRTVGGVQYTAEEKTFAAKIQESFTGTKPSIASAQEIQPFEIEKAGEGGGGSTDVGDVSWTVPTVGMGAATWVPGTAAHSWQAVAAGGTSIGTKGMMVAAKTLALTAYDIFKNPAIVNEASQELSKKRGENYKYEAMIGNRKPPLDYRK
- a CDS encoding PAS domain S-box protein codes for the protein MENNLKLSRRIKLTFFAAILSIALVMIGLQYIVERKISKQVFDSQVINISGRQRMYSQKITKTILLLSQAKDSTTYYTYLRTLQQDVKTWHAAHKALLYRSKLPAGEIVFIPGENTDAAQQLVEQHRIHHLNMLKAVSVIVNTTYPIIDYSHRAAFDQALSMVLAEEPFVLKAREEITRQYLAESAQKIEGLARTVKVITLILLLVLLLEGLLIFRPLEMLIKNFVDQLNNKISQLHAHHEEMYAIQEELAQANAFQSALLSNAVVSIISTNKQGIITSINPVVSKWLGYQPDELLNQHTPDILHKTGELSQYANKISAELGIPFTSGLEAMLSKASHGLMQQEEFTYVHKDGTECTVLLNISGIFNSIGAMDGLVCVGVDITAKKKVEEQLRESEQLYKLISENSLDLIRLHNPDGSYVYASPSVIHLLGYQPDELLHLSPKDVIHPADYQHAMEYTTNILQTKKPINHTEYKVRRKDGRFIWLETFTKPILNENGDVTLLLTSSRDITARKQVQEALEVSELKLKAAQKIAHIGNWEYDPHSMQSIWSDEMFLIHGLDISGKVPSAERYLPMVHADDLTQVVESMDLSIRDGKEFINDSRIILPDGEVRWVNVIGKVQKDVSGNVIKVYGTTMDITERKARETQLNEVSAFLNSVLDSSLSGVMAFRSVRNSQHTIVDFEWLSVNKQAEQLTGRTATHLVGKKMLEELPGNRIDGLFDKYVQVVETGHSLNLEHFYEHEGIRVWFHIVAVKLQDGLAVTFSDITDSKVIELEREILNKQLNLQKFALDAAAIVAITDKKGIITYANERFCKISGYTKDELIGNTHQLVNAGYHEPGFFKDMWIQISAGCMWRGEICNKSKDGSRYWVDTVIVPFLDEQERPYQYMAIRFDITSRKEAENNLSFALARLSAIMENMQAAIVVEDENGKTALINHQFCQMFSIPLTPDEITGMDSILKAESYRKAFADEAGFMKRMATMLKNHLPVNGEELPLKDKRVLERDYVPIYIDKIYRGHLWMYKDITERKKWEDKLIESSRFINALIDHSPLPIQIYDRHGFSMQMNEAQRTLLGIPENTYGVGYFNVLTDPFQKLNGSNLHFERAYRGETVILSDQQMDLTNTSNQWNTKKRILFYDQIIFPIKDQTGSVEAVVSFVQDVTYKMVARVELEETKRFLESIMNAIPNYLYIFDIDTNTLVYANLELVQMLGYSENELQQMGSEIIPTLIHPDDMVLIESYFQNFKAAGNGHTHTEFRVRNHHQQYRLLQSRDVPFKRNNKGDVCQVIGIVQDITDLREAELELKEAYHELQMSEEQLRQRGEELRAMNEVMENTIVELKTTQSHLVQSEKMASLGQLTAGIAHEINNPVNFIYVGISNLKNSLDEIFDLLKHYDALATFQSMEEIQAGLAYIQELKEELYYKENLQVISETLKSVESGASRTAEIVKGLRNFSRLDEAAIKHAFVHEGLDNTLILLTNQYKDHIKIFKEYDSLIPSIECYPGQLNQVFMNILTNAIQAIEGNGEIYITTSNLPEHISISIRDSGKGMPENVREKIFEPFFTTKPVGQGTGLGLSITYGIIQKHKGEIRVESEPGKGTTFILILPKVLSEEKMPQVIISTE